One part of the Rhodococcus oxybenzonivorans genome encodes these proteins:
- a CDS encoding DHA2 family efflux MFS transporter permease subunit yields the protein MSSQRSPWFALYALVVGSFMILLDMTIVAVANPAIMDDLHADISNVIWVTSAYLLSYAVPLLITGRLGDRFGPKNIYLLGLAVFTASSLWCAMSSSIEILIAARAVQGLGAALMTPQTMAIITRTFPSNRRGAAMGLWGGVSGLATLVGPILGGFLVDSEGWEWIFYINVPIGVIAFALAVWLVPALETHEHKFDLVGMALSAAGMFLLVFGIQEGNSRDWDGLIWALIIAGVVVMGLFMYNQSRNSEEPLVPLSLFKDRNFAMSNIALGAVNAAVTALFVPFYFYLQQVQDMSSTGSALVLAPMAILAGILAPVVGKLSDRMAPRTLPTIGFAVFAATMFGFATLMRPDTPIVLFLVIGGIAGVANACIWAPLATSATTNLPMQLAGAGSGVYYATRQVAAVLGSATVGALLSARIAAQHLPTDSPIGEGMADSAKMSEPLLDKLSTALGEAMYLPAVILLIGLIASALLIGDRSAAESKTLPPEKADIAV from the coding sequence ATGTCAAGTCAACGTAGTCCGTGGTTTGCGCTGTACGCGCTGGTCGTCGGGTCCTTCATGATCCTGCTGGATATGACCATTGTCGCAGTGGCCAATCCGGCGATCATGGACGACCTCCACGCCGATATTTCCAATGTAATCTGGGTCACCAGCGCTTACCTGCTCAGCTACGCTGTGCCACTGCTGATCACCGGACGGCTCGGAGACCGGTTCGGCCCCAAGAACATCTATCTGCTCGGTCTCGCCGTCTTCACCGCATCCTCGCTGTGGTGCGCGATGTCTAGCAGCATCGAGATTCTGATTGCAGCGCGCGCCGTCCAAGGTCTCGGTGCGGCGCTGATGACACCGCAGACTATGGCCATCATCACCCGCACCTTCCCGTCGAATAGGCGGGGCGCGGCCATGGGTCTTTGGGGTGGCGTCTCAGGTCTCGCCACGCTCGTCGGCCCGATCCTGGGCGGCTTTCTGGTCGACTCCGAGGGCTGGGAGTGGATCTTCTACATCAATGTGCCGATCGGCGTCATCGCATTCGCCCTTGCCGTGTGGCTGGTGCCGGCCCTGGAAACCCATGAGCACAAGTTCGATCTGGTCGGCATGGCGCTGTCCGCGGCCGGGATGTTTCTACTGGTGTTCGGTATCCAGGAGGGCAATTCCCGCGACTGGGACGGCCTCATCTGGGCGTTGATCATTGCCGGGGTCGTGGTGATGGGCCTGTTTATGTATAACCAGTCCCGAAACTCCGAGGAACCGCTGGTGCCGCTGAGTCTGTTCAAGGATCGCAACTTCGCGATGTCCAACATCGCGCTCGGGGCCGTAAATGCCGCCGTGACAGCCCTGTTCGTGCCATTCTACTTCTACCTCCAACAGGTACAAGACATGTCGTCTACCGGATCGGCACTCGTGCTCGCTCCCATGGCCATCCTGGCGGGGATCCTCGCCCCGGTAGTCGGCAAGCTGTCGGACAGGATGGCGCCGCGTACCCTGCCCACCATCGGCTTCGCTGTGTTCGCTGCGACGATGTTCGGGTTCGCAACACTGATGCGGCCGGATACTCCGATCGTCCTTTTCCTGGTAATCGGCGGGATCGCCGGTGTCGCCAATGCCTGCATCTGGGCTCCGCTAGCCACCAGCGCCACTACCAACCTGCCGATGCAGCTGGCCGGTGCCGGTTCCGGTGTCTATTACGCCACTCGCCAGGTCGCCGCAGTGCTCGGATCCGCTACCGTTGGCGCATTGCTGTCGGCGCGAATCGCGGCCCAGCATCTGCCCACCGACAGCCCAATCGGTGAGGGCATGGCAGATTCGGCGAAGATGTCAGAACCGCTACTCGACAAGCTCAGCACAGCACTCGGCGAAGCCATGTATTTGCCCGCCGTCATCCTGCTGATCGGCCTCATCGCATCCGCCCTGCTGATTGGAGATCGAAGTGCGGCAGAGTCCAAAACGCTGCCGCCCGAGAAGGCAGATATCGCGGTGTAA